One Setaria viridis chromosome 7, Setaria_viridis_v4.0, whole genome shotgun sequence genomic region harbors:
- the LOC117863050 gene encoding chloroplast envelope quinone oxidoreductase homolog: protein MAAAAATKVPATMRAVQYDACGGGAEGLKHVEVPVPSVKKNELLLKLEAASINPVDWKIQKGMLRPFLPRKLPFIPVTDVAGVVVDVGPGVNGFQAGDEVVAMLNSFYGGGLAEYAVASESLTVKRPPEVSAAEGAGLPIAAGTALQALRSIGAKFDGTGQPLNVLITAASGGVGLYAVQLAKLAGLHVTATCGARNVELLKSLGANEVLDYRTPEGASLQSPSGKKYDGVVHCTVGISWSTFEPVLAPTGRVIDITPNFAAILKSGLHKVTFAKKRLVPLLLSPNKADLEFLVELLKDRKMKTLIDSRFPLSEASKAWQKSIEGHATGKIIVEMEG from the exons atggccgccgcagccgcgacGAAGGTCCCCGCGACGATGCGGGCCGTGCAGTACGACGCCTGCGGCGGGGGCGCCGAGGGGCTCAAG CATGTGGAAGTTCCCGTCCCTTCGGTGAAGAAGAATGAGCTCCTGTTGAAGCTGGAAGCAGCTAGCATTAATCCGGTGGATTGGAAGATACAGAAAGGGATGTTACGGCCTTTCCTGCCTCGCAAACTGCCCTTTATCCCAG TGACTGATGTGGCAGGAGTAGTGGTTGATGTTGGTCCAGGAGTCAATGGGTTCCAAGCTGGAGATGAAGTTGTTGCCATGCTGAACTCATTT TATGGAGGTGGACTCGCTGAGTATGCTGTGGCATCTGAAAGTCTGACCGTCAAGAGGCCTCCTGAGGTATCTGCTGCTGAAGGTGCAGGGCTGCCCATCGCAGCCGGCACTGCGCTCCAGGCTTTGAGGTCCATTGGCGCCAAGTTCGACGGTACTGGCCAGCCCTTAAACGTGCTGATCACTGCAGCATCCGGTGGCGTTGGGCTCTACGCCGTGCAGCTCGCGAAGCTGGCAGGTCTCCACGTCACTGCCACCTGTGGAGCCCGCAATGTGGAGCTGTTGAAGAGCCTGGGTGCGAATGAGGTGCTTGACTACAGGACCCCAGAGGGTGCCAGCCTGCAGAGCCCATCAGGAAAGAAGTACGATGGCGTCGTCCACTGCACGGTCGGGATCAGCTGGTCGACGTTTGAACCTGTGCTGGCCCCTACCGGGAGGGTGATCGACATCACCCCGAACTTCGCCGCCATCCTTAAATCAGGGTTGCACAAGGTGACATTCGCCAAGAAGCGGCTGGTGCCACTGCTCCTGTCGCCCAACAAGGCCGACCTGGAGTTCCTGGTCGAGCTGCTGAAGGACCGCAAGATGAAGACACTGATCGACTCAAGGTTCCCATTGAGCGAGGCAAGCAAGGCTTGGCAGAAGAGCATCGAGGGCCATGCAACGGGCAAGATCATCGTTGAGATGGAAGGCTGA